The DNA region GAAGAGGGTGGTTGACTGCTTCAAATGCTTCAAATTTCATTCCATTTTGAGGGGTTAAATTTTGGCTTGATATTTGAATTCAGATGTGTATAGTAGTAACAGATATTGGTGGAGAGGAGCATAGTGATAGATGGGAAATAATTGTGTtcatgcaaagttttcaaaggaTGGGTTCTTCAACTTATTCTTTTGGCGGTCTCGATCACCGAATATGATcacaaataagaaaaaagaaaaggctattGAAGAACCTTCTACAGACAAACAGCCCGAACGTCCTAACTCTTTTCAGAATCAACCCCCAGAATTGGTGAAGATAGACAGAGAAGAGAGTAAACTATCTGATACAAAAGGGCCTGAGCAGGCTATTAAAGTGAAGGAACAGAAGATAGACGCTCAGGTAGTTAAACCTGAGAAGATGTCAGTTGATTCGAAACCTACAGTAGCAACGGGACCTGAAAATTTTGGCAACACAATCCATGAAAAGGCAAAACCAAAAGAGCCCGCGAAACCGAAGAAGCCACATCACGTCAAGAGAATGCTTAGTGCAGGACTCCAGGTTGAGTCGGTGTTGAAAACAAAAACCGGTCTTCTGAAGGAGCATTATGATTTGGGGGAGAAACTTGGACATGGGCAATTCGGGACCACATTCCTCTGTGTTGAAAAAGCAACAGGGGAAAAGTATGCTTGTAAGTCTATTGCGAAGAGGAAATTATTGACGCCTGAAGATGTGGAAGATGTAAGGAGAGAAATTCAGATATTGCATCACTTATCTGGACATCCTAACGTCATTTCAATAAAAGCAGCGTATGAGGATGCTGTTGCAGTTCATGTTGTGATGGAATTATGTACAGGGGGTGAGCTCTTCGATAGAATTGTTAAGCAGGGACATTATTCCGAGAGAAAAGCGGCTGAGCTTTCAAGGACAATAGTTAGTGTAATAGAAGCCTGCCATTCTCTAGGAGTGTTGCACTTGGACCTTAAGCCTGAGAATTTTCTCTTTGTCAATGAGGAAGAGGATTCACCTCTAAAGATTATAGATTTCGGGCTATCAACGTTTTTCAAGCCAGGTATTTTTCCACTTTCTCCAAATTCTTCCATTTACTTCCTATATATTTTGGTCTTCCCCTCTTTCTCTATttctttgaattatttttagtgGTTTGTATGCATAAGAAAAACTTGTTTTCTATGGTACCCGACAAGGGAGGGATAGCCTATCGGTAAGGACCCTCCACCTCCAACCATGAGGTTGGGTGTTCCGTTTACCAAAGGGAGCAAAGTGGGTTGAAGACTCTGTTGGGATCCTAGGTAGGAAAGTTCAGGAGGGCGGGTTTTATCGTATCAAACGAAGAAGTAGAAACTTTGGTATTATAGAAGTAATAAGGTTAAGTAGTTGGTATTTCTATTTGCCTACTTGATAAGCAATATGCTTCTGTAGTTATCTATTGACAACCTTTGCTCATTTTTTATGAGCAATTGAATCGAGAGCAGGGTCTTGTTATAACACCAAActtaattttctcaaatatagTGTCGATGGATTCGTTAAAAAGCAAGAGGTTATCCTTGAGGAATCCACAGAACATTTGCTAGATACTAAAGAGAAAACAAATACAAGGTTTTTGACAACACTAGAGCTTATTTACTCTAATCCGCTTATTAAGATGCATGAACCTTTTCTGCGGAAGGAGTGAAACAATTGTACCCTTGTTTATTGGGGCATAGCCATTAGCCAATGAAAACACTTTTCAGCTTTTGGACTCTAGTTTTGACTGAAACATATTGGATATGTTAAGGTAAATAGTGTAAGCATAAGGGCGAAAAATTCTTTCCAAACAATGTGGTTGTGTATATACTTCAAAGCAGGAGTTACAAATCCGAGATGTAGTTAAAACAGCTTCACCTACAAGTACTTTGATACATGCAAAGAAAACATGATTAGATATGCTACTTTAAGCAACATCACGGGTTCGAACTCTGCTACAAACCGAagtctggtatttaagtggagaagggtagagagATGGCTCCATTCCCTGTGAGTTTCGAACCGTGTGCCACTGGCCCTCGGGGTTCTTGGTTACCAAAAAAAATGAGGTGCAAAATGAGAGCAATATTTTAGGAATCTTTGAACATTATTTGAGGATCTGGTAGAATAATTGTTGGGAATCTAGGATTTGAAAGAATTTGATTTGTTTTTAGCAAGTATTCAATTTCAACAGGCCATCTGCAGGTGCCTTTGTAGTAGTAATTACTTGATAGGAATTCTAGAAACCAGCtcctatttttaattttttggtcCAAAACATTTAGGcattacattttttttttttttaaagtgaaaGTCGTCCCCTTGATATGGATAGATGGAAGTCTTTCCTTGTCCAAAGCCTTGAAAGCTCCAAACTTATTTGTTTGTGAAGTCAATAGCATTGCGTATCTATATCTGCTAGTTTATATTGAGAACCCATTCTTTTTTATTACTCTTAGGTCGGAAAAGCGATGCCGCTTCTGATTTCGCAGAAGTTCTATTAATTTGAAGGGTTATTATTGACCTTAATATTTCGTAAGAATTGTATTAATTAGAAGGGTTATCATGTCCTTAATATGATGTTCATCATCTTATATGGAAAATATCCTTAGCATCAGTTATTCTATATACTCTCTTAATAACATGTGCTTTCTAGCGTGCACCTGTCTTCTTTGTTGATGTGCTTTTGCTTTTAAATTACCTAGTTGATTGGGTTATGTTCTTAATCACAGGGCAAATATTCTCTGATATTGTTGGAAGCCCTTATTATGTTGCTCCAGAAGTTCTGCTTAAGCGATATGGTCAGGAGGCTGATATCTGGAGTGCAGGTGTAATAATTTACATTCTTCTCACTGGTGTACCTCCATTTTGGGGTGGTAAGTTGATCTTTTCAAGTTTAATGGATTACAGTTTTTGTCGTTTTTCCATGGTTTCCTGGTTATGTGAAGTACCAAAAACAGCTTCTCATGTTTACTTCATTCATTATTTGGATAGAAAGTGAGCAGGAAATATTCGACGAGGTTTTACGTGCCGATATTGACTTCATATCAGATCCTTGGCCTAACATTTCTGAAGATGCAAAAGATCTGGAAAGGAGAATGCTTGTTAGGGACCCCAGAGAGCGACTTACCGCACATGAAGTTCTATGTGAGTAGTCGTTGATTTCAACTTCATATTTAAAATCCAGCCTTTCATATCTTATGCTTAGAGATGCTGTGAGAACCATTTTGCTTAGCAGCTGAGAGAATATGGTGAAATCGTAATGtctttttggtgttttgttgATCTATGTGAGTCCTTAGTTACTTTGTATTTTTAAGTTCACCTAGAATTTCAAACATATTTGCCTAAAAGAATATCACAATCAGAAAAATGTATCTGCGTCTGGTGTAGAATTGGGAATTTTGTTATGCTAGCTGTTCATCTTCTGCAAGTTGATCTTGATAGAGCACGTGTAGGGAAATAATATTCTTTTTAAGTCAATTCAGAGAAAAGGGAAGTCTTTCTATGGAGATGGTTTTGGTTCTACTTCTTCTCAAGTTAGATTGTCTATATTTGTCCGTATTTGCCTTTTAATTTCCAACATGTGATACCTCTCCATCAAGGGGTTACCGACATAGGAGGATTGCTTTGTCATTGCACTTTCTAGATTCGGGGGCATATTATTCTTCTTTTCCGTTTTGCAGGCCATCCCTGGGTGAAGATTGATGGTGTGGCTCCAGATAAGCCTCTTGATTCTGCAGTATTGAGTCGCTTAACACAGTTTTCTGCCATGAACAAGCTTAAGAAAATGGCTCTCATGGTAAGATATTAGTAAACGAATTATAGTTTCAATGGACCACTAAAAGTGGCTGTTAACCTCCTCCCTCCTCCCTCCTCCCTCCTCCTCCACCCCAAGAAAAGGAAGGGAAAAAAAAGCCAATTTTTAAACTTGAAATTGCAGTTAAATTTTTATAGCTCCCAACACACGCACGAAAAGTTAATCTAGTTCAAGAATCAAAAGGTGTCTTGTTTCTTCCAATGACAAAAATCTATTTGTATCATACAGGTTATTGCTGAGAGTCTTTCTGAAGAGGAAATTGCAGGCTTGAAAGAGATGTTCAAAATGATTGACACAGATAACAGTGGACATATTACTTTAGATGAACTGAAGATTGGACTAAAGCAATTTGGGGCTGATCTTAGTGAGACTGAGATACAAGACTTGATGAAGGCGGTAGGTTTTGGACTTTTAGTCTTCCATAACTATTCAGTATTAAATGCCATGTGGACAATCAAAGAAATCATTTACTTTACTCACACAGGGTTTAAATAATTCCAGTGACAAAGTCTCCATCTAACCATGAAAATCGTCAAAATTAGGCTGAAATTAGATCCTTTATTTATCTGCTTTCTTTTCTGTCTGTGTGATGATTGTAAAGATGGGACTGAATCCTTCAGATATGGGCTTTGAGAACTCACTGCAAATTGCTTAAATACTTAATCCTTTTCATCTTGTACATTTTCTTTCTACTAACTTCTGACCTTTGCTCTATAATAAATCTGTAAAATACCCTTTTATTAACTGTATGTATCTGTCTTTCAGAGTCAAATACTGTTAAAATGATGTCTAGTTTGGAGGAAGGAGCATTTTTGTCTAGCTGTGGTACAAAGAAGCCTTTAAAGGAAAAATGAGCAATTTGTTTTTCTTGTAACTGGAAAATGTTTGCCCACCAGGTTTCTAGTTCTTTCTAGTAGGTGCCATCAAATCAATTCCACCGGACAACCTTTAGATCACCAACCAAGAGAGAAGAACTGATCTGCAGTTGTTCTTCTTTCCTAACTCCTTTGCAAATTTAATTTCAACGAAATATATCAGTAGTGAAATTCTTTAGTACTTCTGCAATTGTGTGACAAGTTATAGCCGTAGTTTGTTGTTATCATGGCAATCATGCAATGTATCTCTCTATGAAATTGCTAGCGCCTGTTAGTTACATAAAAGTATCCAAAATGCCACCGTGCAGTCAAATTTCTGTCACACAATTTGCTTGTTGCGAGTACCTAAGAATTCTAAGTCAATTGGAAAAAGCTACAGTTACTGCATTTGGTTATTTCATTGAGCTACTGAGTACATAATACTCTTTATTAGTAGCACTGTTGGATTGTCACTTAAACAAAGCTTTTGTGCCTTGAGAAGTTTAATATCTGTGGACCTGTTTGTCCTTTAGAAATTATGCTCTCGTTATGAGCAGCTAAGCCATACTATTTGTCTAAGAATTTGTGCTAAGCAACTGCTATGTGTTGTGTGAAGACATTCTTCATTAGATAATTTTAtacttctttctttttgtctaacttcaaattttcttccaaaaaaCGCAGGCGGACGTTGACAACAGTGGTACCATTGACTATGGGGAATTCGTAGCTGCAATGCTTCATGTCAACAAAGCTGAGAAAGAAgattatctttctgctgctttttcatattttgacAAAGATGGGAGTGGGTATATTACTGCAGATGAAATTCAAAAGGCTTGTGAGGAATTTGGCATAAAGGATGTCCGCTTGGATGAAATCATTCAAGAAGTTGATCAAGACAATGTACGTAGTTCTACTGGCATTTCTCTATTCCAAATATACTTAGTAATGCATGAAAGTAATGGTAGGCTATATAACATTTATGTCAACGCAACTCTCATGTCTCTCACAACCACATTGACACATTCAGGACACATTTTGTGGTCAAAACGCGTATGCAGCTATACTCAAACATGTACGCGACAGTATCAAAATGTATATAGCAACACAATTTGAATCTTTTCCAGTGGTCCGTGTCTTTTAGAGTGATGCTTTTCGTTCTTTCTTATCACTACATCTTGTTGAATTATCTGTTCTTACATTTCAGGATGGCCGGATAGATTATAAAGAGTTTGTGGCGATGATGCAGAAAGGAAATGCAAATTTGGGCAACAGACGGTTGCCTAATAATTTTAACATCGGATTTAGGGACCCAACAAAAGTCTGCTGACACAGAAAGATATTTGTACttgtttattattaatttttctcttctttctgtttttagtttttctcctTCATCATCTTCCCATGATCTTTGTACTTACTTTTTCTGtttgtaatttttcttcttttgtcatTTCCCTCATGATTTTGAagtgtacagaagtatagtaggCTCAAGCATCAGTTGATGTTGGTTCATAACAAATGCCAGCTCTTATTAATTTACTCCCGAATTGTATTAGCTTCAAAGTTCAATATATTCAAGAATAGGATGCACTGTTAATTATTTCAAGAAAATAAGGTAGTGCTTGTTCTTATATCTCTTATTTCTCATTCTTTATTTGAGCAATGATTTAATTTTTACAGGTGTTAGGTTGAcacttttttttgggggggggaggggggattaAGTGGCTCACGAGGAAcgaaaaaaaaatttatatttcatCTCTATGTTTTTACATAGCAATTTTGGGTGGGTCATCACTTGTAGGAATGATATAATGCTAATATCCATGTTTCACGCGGCCAAGGAAGCATTCGTTTTTAATCTCATTATGACTTGGTCGTTCAGAAGAGCAATTACTTCAATCAGAATAGTGGAACGAAAGGTAGTAAAAGAATTAAATACTCCTCTCTTTGCAAATCGCCCCGTGAAGACAGGCATTTGGAAAGGTTCTCGAGATTCTCAATCGCTCTTGAGAGGCTACAACATTGAGACAAAACGTACATCCCTTAACTGAACATTATACGTGTTTAgttaaaaacagaaaattaagttCATGCAATCATACTGGAGAAAGACATAATACATAATCCAAACTGTACGATCGCCAATAATTTAGGAATCTCCTTCATTCTGACTTTTTCTCTATCATCTTCTCCCTTTCGTCCTTTGGGGGGGAAACTAGCAAGTTGAAAGTCCACACAGCCAGCAAAGTTGCCTGTATTGGAGCAAGCCAATAAACATGTATGTGCTCCTTGGTTATATGATCCCCACGCGCATAAGCCCATCCCATCACAGAGGCTGGATTCATGCACCCCCCTGTTAGATCAGAACCAAGTATGTGAAGAGTCAGCTTGGACAGACTGGATATCCACGTCTTCATCAAGGTACTCGCACGACTTCTTCTGGAAAGTCCAAGTGAAATGGTAACAATCGCAAATGTCAAGCACCCTTCAATCAGTGCACCTCGGTGGATGTCAATGGTCAAACGAGGTCCTCGTCCTATGTTTGGAAATGCTGCAATGATGAGCCTAACCCCAGTAATTGAACCAAAGACTTGAGCAGGGATTCTGGCACCGACAGTGAAGAGGAAATTGGAGAGATCCCCGGAGATGGCACCGGACAAGATAGTGAGAGGGTTGTAGGCCCCACCCTTGGTAGCTTTAGCCAAGAAGGCAAAGAAGAACATATTGATGACAGATATTGAATGTTTGAGGATTTCACCTTTGAGATCATGAGCCCCATAACCCAACATTGTGTGAACAAACATCTTGATAAGCACACTTGACCAGACCCACATGAAGGACATGATGAAATCTGAAACCAGCAGCCTCCTCCTGCTTACCCCCATTTCTTGCTTCTTTTGATTGATCCTCTTAGGTGTCCTGCTTTCTTTGGGTAGGAGGTGCGGGTAGAGGAGTTAAGAGTGTGCGTCTTATTAGTTATAGTCCTTCCATCATCTTAATCCCTTATTTAAAAACTTATATCTGTCTCCGTCCTTTACTCTTCCACAACTTAGTCTAAACCGGAATCAATTTCGCCCAGTATTGGTAAGTCTACTCCATGAACCTGCAGCAAACTATCAAAGGTTAGAAAGCTTAGAAGAAAACAACATATTGAATGCCAACCGACCTTAATCTTCATACTCCAATGCTAGGACGGTAACATTATTTGGTCTAAGCTCTGGCTatccaatttttttttccttAGAAGATCTGTCCCAAGTAGACTCTCACCCTTAATCTGGATACCAAAAAAGAACCTATAGCAACTAAAGGGCAAATATACCAAAAAGAAGGGATCTTTACATAAACAGCATGCAGGATTCAATGTTTACTTTTCCTAACTGGTACCCACAGATTATACACTAATTACATACGGTTACATacatattatacatatattatacatccgcCGGCTGTTTTCAGTTTAAGCGGTTAGGTGGGtagctatttaggttaattcttcaaaaAAGAACCTATACCAAGAAGATTAATTTTACCTATCGCATGCTACCATAGAGTGGGATGAGTCACACGATACATTACAGTCTCAAAGTACTATCAAATATGAAAGCTGCAATTCTCGAGTGCAGCAATTTTCAGGAAAAGTTCAACAGAAAATAACCAACAGAGGATTAAAATGCCCAGCAAGACATTTCAGCAAACAACTTTTGGTCAGAGGTAACAGTAACAGTGGCTTAACTACACAACCCCATCTGCAGAATTCAAATTAAAATTCAAACAAGTTTATGATCTTGAATATTTTTCGTCAATTTCTTCCCTAAAGCCACCATTGAATTCATCTTTGCTCTCTCTTGATTGCTGTAGAACCTCAAATTTTCAGCTTTTGCGATTAATGGTTATACAATTAGGGattcacaacaaaaaaaaaaaaaaatggctcTCTTCTAAGTATGGTTACCTGGAGAAAGATTCCACACAATTGTTGTAACAAGATTTCGCTCTCTTCGACAAAAACTCTATGTTTCGCTTCCTATTTCCCCCTTAGATCTCCCCAATTTGTACGTTAGGGTTCtgaaaaattgggggaaaagAAGGGAACAATGTCAAT from Nicotiana tabacum cultivar K326 chromosome 24, ASM71507v2, whole genome shotgun sequence includes:
- the LOC107815283 gene encoding calcium-dependent protein kinase 26, giving the protein MGNNCVHAKFSKDGFFNLFFWRSRSPNMITNKKKEKAIEEPSTDKQPERPNSFQNQPPELVKIDREESKLSDTKGPEQAIKVKEQKIDAQVVKPEKMSVDSKPTVATGPENFGNTIHEKAKPKEPAKPKKPHHVKRMLSAGLQVESVLKTKTGLLKEHYDLGEKLGHGQFGTTFLCVEKATGEKYACKSIAKRKLLTPEDVEDVRREIQILHHLSGHPNVISIKAAYEDAVAVHVVMELCTGGELFDRIVKQGHYSERKAAELSRTIVSVIEACHSLGVLHLDLKPENFLFVNEEEDSPLKIIDFGLSTFFKPGQIFSDIVGSPYYVAPEVLLKRYGQEADIWSAGVIIYILLTGVPPFWGESEQEIFDEVLRADIDFISDPWPNISEDAKDLERRMLVRDPRERLTAHEVLCHPWVKIDGVAPDKPLDSAVLSRLTQFSAMNKLKKMALMVIAESLSEEEIAGLKEMFKMIDTDNSGHITLDELKIGLKQFGADLSETEIQDLMKAADVDNSGTIDYGEFVAAMLHVNKAEKEDYLSAAFSYFDKDGSGYITADEIQKACEEFGIKDVRLDEIIQEVDQDNDGRIDYKEFVAMMQKGNANLGNRRLPNNFNIGFRDPTKVC
- the LOC107815291 gene encoding putative aquaporin SIP2-1 — encoded protein: MGVSRRRLLVSDFIMSFMWVWSSVLIKMFVHTMLGYGAHDLKGEILKHSISVINMFFFAFLAKATKGGAYNPLTILSGAISGDLSNFLFTVGARIPAQVFGSITGVRLIIAAFPNIGRGPRLTIDIHRGALIEGCLTFAIVTISLGLSRRSRASTLMKTWISSLSKLTLHILGSDLTGGCMNPASVMGWAYARGDHITKEHIHVYWLAPIQATLLAVWTFNLLVSPPKDEREKMIEKKSE